The sequence below is a genomic window from Fluoribacter dumoffii NY 23.
TACTTTGTTATTTGTGGGTTTGTTATTGGACGTCCTGCTTGCCACAGTAATCGGGGAACATTCGTTTGCATTGTTACTCGTCACCTGGATTGCTTCGAGCAAATCGAGACGCTTCCAATTTTTTTCTATGATGCAACAGATTTTTTTAATAGGATTTTTTTGCCTTTTATACCAGTTGATTATTTCACTGATTACTGCTTTGCTCGGTTTCAATTACAGTTTATTTACCCCTGTAGCAAGTGCTTTGGTGGGCATGTTTGTCTGGCCATGGATCCGTTTACTTGGTGAAGACACTTTGTTGAAGCGGTTGGTTTATCGTTGAAATAGCACCCTAAGCGTCGCAAATTAAGTTTCAAATTCCCCCCAGGTACAAACAACCTGATTATACATGGATAAATAACTGTTTTATCGTGGGTTGAAAGGGTGATGAATTATCCTGTATTCTCCTGGTTGTAAATTCCCCAATTTCCAATCACTAATTCGATGACGAATCAATCTTAAGGTGGGGTAGCCAATGGCTGCGGTCATCTTTCGAACTTGATGATTTTTACCTTCCTTTAATACTATCTCAAGCCAACAGGTAGGGATATTTTTTCTGAAGCGGATTGGAGGGGTACGTGGCCATATTTTTGGCTCATCAATGAACCTGACCTCAGCAGGTAAAAAGGCATAATCTTTAAGCACCAAGCCTTTTTCAAGAGGTTCCAAATCAGCTTCTGAGGGGATACCTTCCACTTGCACCCAATAATATTTCCTTTTATTAAATTTGGGATGAGTTAAACGATGTTGCAAAGAGCCATTATTGCTGAGCAGTAACAATCCCTCACTGTTTTTATCGAGTCTTCCGGCTGCATAAAAATCAGGCTTATTAATAAAAGAAGCTAAAGTGTGCTCAGGCTCATCCCCGGAGAATTGGCTGACGACCCCATAAGGCTTATTGAAGAGAATAATTTCTGGCATTAGTGGCTGCAAAAAAGAGGTTAATTTCCGCCTATAGTAGGTGTTTTCTCCTGTATGAGCAATTCTTCCTCCCTAATTGATTGTGTTTGTAGGTTAATTCTTATACAATGGCTGTCTGGAAAAAAGCGGATATAATCCATGAGGTTGATGAGATATACACTATTGCTTTCGTTCTTTTTTTGTCATTTTACCTTTGCAATGAGCCATTTTATTATGGTTGGTGATGAAAAAGTTGAAATTAAGCATATCCTGGGTAGAGGAAAAACCTATGTTCATTTGCACCATAATGAACAGACGGCTTTGAAGGCGGCGCAGGCAGTCATCCAAAAGGAAGGGGGAAGCCTGATTGCTTTAGTACACTCAGGAGGCCGTAATATAGTATTCCATTTGAATAATCAGCGTTATGAATTTGACCCCAACCGGATTTTTACAGATAACGGAATTAAAAAAACCTTATTGCAGTTTGGCCAATATAATCCCCAGGCCCATCATGAGGTAAATAAACTGGCGAGTAAGATTAAACAGCTATTACCCAAGGGAAAAGTTGTTGCTGTTCATAATAATTCCTCTTATTCACTTAAAGATTACTTACCGGGACAATCATTGGAAAGCGATGCTCAGGCAATTCATATGATCCCTGAGAACTATTTTCGCAATTTTTATTTAGTCACCAAAATCAATGATTTTCTTCGCTTAAAAAGCAAAGGATATAATGGAGTACTGCAAAAACCTTCCGCTACGGATGATGGCTCGTTATCAATCTATCTGGCAAAAAATGACTATATCAACGTTGAGGCAGGGTATGATCAACTGATTGAGCAAATTAAAATGTTGCAACATGCTTAGTAAGCTTCCAGTTGACCTAATTAAATAGAAAATGGTACTTGGGATTCCAAGTTATCACATGTTATCATTGCCTTCTCTCTAATTTTACGGAGTTGTCAATGACATACGATAAAATCAAAGTGCCTTCACAGGGTGAAGCTATTACTGTTGCTGAAGATCTGTCACTTCGTGTACCTAATAATCCTATTATCCCCTTTATTGAGGGAGATGGTATTGGTGTTGATGTAACACCTCCTATGATTCAAGTGGTTGATGCTGCAATTGCAAAGGCATACGGCGATAAGAAAAAAATTGCCTGGATGGAAGTTTATGCTGGTGAAAAAGCCACTAAAGTTTATGGTTCTGATCAGTGGCTGCCTAAAGAAACTCTGGATGCGCTTAAAAAATACGTTGTTTCTATTAAAGGTCCTTTGACTACTCCAGTAGGCGGCGGAATTCGTTCGTTAAATGTGGCAATTCGTCAGGATCTTGACCTTTATACCTGTTTACGTCCCATTCGCTATTTTGAAGGTGTCCCAAGTCCGCTTAAAGAACCAGAAAAAACAGACATGGTTATTTTCAGGGAAAATTCAGAAGACATTTACGCAGGTATTGAATGGCAAGCCGATACTCCTGAGGTAAAAAAAGTAATCGAGTTTTTGATGAAGGATATGGGTGTTAAAAAAATCCGCTTTCCCGAGCATTGCGGTATAGGAATTAAGCCTGTTTCTAAAGAGGGAACTACTCGTTTGGTAAGAGCCGCAATCCAATATGCTATCGATAATGACCGCCATACGATAACTTTGGTGCATAAAGGTAATATTATGAAATTTACCGAAGGTGCATTTAAAGATTGGGGTTATCAAGTAGCACGTGATGTTTTTGGCGCCAAGGAATATGAAGGTGGTCCCTGGATGGAGTTCAAGAATCCTAAAACCGGTAAGCAAATCATTATCAATGATGTAATTGCTGACGCGTTTCTCCAGCAAATTCTGTTACGACCGGAAGATTACAGTGTAATTGCTACACTTAATTTGAATGGCGATTATATTTCTGATGCGTTGGCAGCCCAGGTAGGCGGCATCGGTATTGCTCCCGGCGCAAATATCAGCGACAAGGTTGCTGTATTTGAAGCAACTCATGGAACAGCTCCTAAATACGCAGGCAAAAATAAAGTAAACCCCGGTTCTATCATTCTTTCTGCTGAAATGATGTTACGTCATATGGGATGGAATGAGGCCGCTGATTTAGTGATTAAGGGCATGCAAGGCGCTATAGCAGCTAAAACCGTAACTTATGATTTTGAGCGGGGCATGAGCGGTGCTACTTTAGTGAGCAGCTCTGGTTTTGGAGATGAAATAATTAAACATATGTAATCTTTATATAGTTTTCATGGGGTCAGTACAGGGCAGGGTGATTTGGGGAACGAAACAGTGTTTCTAACTCACTTTGCTTTCTCTGGCCTGCAAATTATAGCTTTTTGCAGTTTTATACCTGATGAATGCTATCTAACCAATATGTTTTTGATTATTTCAAAGGCGATTTTTTTCATTAAAAATAACTGATTTTACTGGCCAAAAGTGCATAGTGAGTCTATAAAAATAATATAGAGGTTGTATATTATGAGTGGGCAAAACCTAGAGGAAATTGTAAGGCGTAAGGTTGCTGAGCCAGAGCAAAGCACGGAAAACAAACTGCCGAGAAAATACAAGGTGGTACTGCTCAATGATGATTATACACCTATGGATTTTGTAGTTGATGTACTGAAGCATTTTTTTCATCTTAATGAAGAACTTGCTATACAGGTGATGTTACAGGTTCATATTCAAGGAAAAGGCGTATGTGGGGTATTTACGCGAGATATAGCAGAAACCAAAGTAGCTCTGGTAAACGAATACGCCAGAATGAATCAGCACCCATTGCTATCCAGCATGGAACCCGAGTGAATCTGCTGTGGGCTGAAGAGGAGCAACGACAATGTTAAATAAAGAACTTGAATTCACCTTGAATTTAGCTTTCAAGGAAGCCAAAGAGAAACGTCATGAATTTATGACCGTTGAGCATTTGTTGTTGTCATTACTTGATAACCCAGCGGCTGGGAGTGTACTTCAAGCATGTGATGCCAATATTGAAGCATTACGTCGCGACTTAATTGAATTTATTGATGAAACTACTCCTAGAATACCTGAGGATGAATTAGATAGAGAAACTCAACCAACTTTGGGTTTTCAACGCGTCTTACAACGCGCCGTCTTTCATGTTCAATCCGCAGGAAAGACTGAGGTGACAGGTGCTAATGTCCTGGCAGCTATTTTTAGTGAACAAGAAAGCCAGGCAGTGTATTTTCTACGTCGTGAAAATATCACTCGTCTAGATGTAATCAATTATATTTCGCATGGTGTTTCCAAGTATCAAAATAATGACATGCATGAAAACATGAACTCTATGGAAGATGAAATGAGTTCATCTGAAGGCAATGAATCACCTTTGGAAAGTTATTGTACAAACCTAAACAGACGGGCGAAACAAGGAAAAATTGATCCTCTAATCGGACGTCATGAAGAGATACAACGTACTATTCAAGTATTGTGCCGTCGCAGAAAAAATAATCCATTACTGGTTGGCGAAGCAGGGGTTGGTAAAACAGCAATTGCTGAGGGACTTGCCCGACGCATTGTGGATGGGGAAATACCCGATGCAATCCGCGATTGTATCGTTTATTCACTCGATTTGGGTGCGTTGCTTGCAGGTACCAAATACCGAGGTGATTTTGAAAAACGCTTAAAAGCAGTGTTAAAGCAACTCGGGCAACAAGAAGGGGCCGTTCTCTTTATTGATGAAATTCATACTATCATAGGTGCTGGTGCAGCATCAGGTGGTGTTATGGATGCATCAAATCTGATTAAACCCTTGCTTGCAAACGGTGAGTTAAAATGTATCGGCTCTACAACTTATCAAGAGTATCGAGGAATATTTGAAAAAGACCGTGCATTAGCAAGACGATTCCAAAAGATAGACATTCCAGAGCCAACAGTTGATGAAACGTTTGAAATCCTGAAAGGTTTAAAAGGTCGGTTGGAAGAGCATCATGGCGTGAAATTTACCATACCTGCACTAAAAGCTGCTGCTGAGTTGTCTGCAAAATACATTAATGATCGATTCTTGCCTGATAAAGCAATTGATGTTGTGGATGAAGCAGGTGCATATCAAAATTTATTAACTGCCAGCAAACGTAAAAAAATAATCAGTGTCACTGAAATTGAAAGCGTTGTGGCAAAAATTGCCCGCATACCTATCAAGAAAGTTTCTGCTCGTGACAAAGATACCTTACGTAATCTGGAACGTGATCTGAAACTTTTAGTCTATGGACAAGACCAGGCAATTACTGCATTAGCCTCTGCAATCAAGCTGGGTCGCTCTGGCCTTAGAGATCCGCAAAAACCAGTGGGATGTTTCCTGTTTGCTGGACCAACAGGCGTTGGAAAAACAGAAGTAACCCGCCAATTGGCTAATGTTTTAGGCATAGAACTACTGCGTTTTGATATGTCGGAATACATGGAGAAACATACTGTTTCACGTCTAATCGGAGCGCCTCCAGGATATGTTGGTTATGATCAAGGAGGGTTGTTGACCGAAGCCGTGACTAAAAATCCTCATGCCGTGCTGTTGCTTGATGAGATAGAAAAAGCACATCCCGATGTATTTAATTTGCTGTTGCAAATTATGGATCATGGGACTTTAACCGATACTAACGGCCGTCAGGCAGACTTTAGACACATCATTCTGGTCATGACTTCTAATGCCGGTGCCGGAGAGTTGGTACGCAATTCAATAGGTTTCTCCCAACAAGACAACAGCAATGATGGTCTTGAAGTAATTAAAAAACAATTTAGCCCTGAGTTTAGAAACAGGCTCGATGCAATCATTAACTTTGCTCCATTAGATTCAGTGACGATCGGTTTGGTAGTGGATAAATTCATTATGGAACTGGATGAGCAGTTGAGTCATAAAGGAGTCACTTTTAATGTTGATAAGATGGCTCGTGAATGGCTTATTGAGCATGGCTACGACAAAGTCATGGGCGCTCGTCCAATGGCAAGGCTGATTCAAGAAAATGTCAAAAAACCACTCGCTGATGAACTTTTATTCGGTAAGTTAGTACATGGCGGTCATGTAACCTTAAAAGTTAAAGATGGGAAATTGCATTTTGATAGTCATGATCATAGAGAGGGCGTTTTTTAAATGACGTTGTCTGTAATAATAATAACCAAAAATGAAGAAAAAAATATTAGAAGGTGCCTTGAATCCGTTCAATTTGCTGATGAAGTAATTGTTCTGGATTCAGGAAGCACCGATAATACAGTGAGCATTGCTAAAGAATATACCGAACATGTTTTCATTACGGACTGGCCCGGGTATGGAGCGCAAAAACAAAGAGCCTTATCCAAAGCTCACGGCGACTGGGTGTTGAATCTCGATGCGGATGAATCGGTTAGTGAACAATTACAACGCGAGATTATTGACGCTATGGCATCTGATTCAGCGGATGCTTTTCGAGTTGCAATTCAAATGTATTTCTACAATAAACCCCTGAGATATTCTTCCAGTCCTACGCGTCACATCCGTCTTTTCAAGCGTGCAAATGCCTATTTTAGCGATGATATTGTGCATGAAAAAATTGTGCTTCCGGAAGGGATTCGTATAGGTAAAATTAAAAATTCTATCATGCATCATTCGTTTAAAGATGTAAGTCACGTTCTTTATAAAATGAACAAATACTCATCCTATAGTGCAAAAACCTATATCCTCAAAAAAAGAAAACCCAGTTTTATTAAGACTATGGCAAGTACCTCATGGATGTTTTTTCGATGCTATATCTTGCAACGTGGATTTTTAGATGGAAGAATAGGCTTCTTGTTTGCAGTGTTTAATGCCCAGGGAACCTTCTATCGTGGCATCAAGCAATTGTATCAAGACAGTAACATGGACCAATTACCATCCTTGACAAAAAGTACAGAGGAATTAATTTGAAACGGATTTTTTTTAAAGAAGAAATTAATTTATTAGTGCCCGTTTTTCTTGTTTTATTAATTTTTTTTATTCCTATAAGCTCTACTATCAAATCCATTTTAATGGTATTAACCATCTTGTCGTTGCTTACTGCACCATTTTATCGCGAGTATTTACCTGTTGCTTTTAATACTTTTTGGGCACGGGCTGCTCTCATTTTGTTTCTCGATATTTTTGTTTCCTGTTTCTGGTCACAAGCCCCTTTTTCAATGCAATATAGTGTTATTGATAAATACAGCAAGTTAATTTTGTTGCCTATTCTTGCTGTAGGTTTCATTAAACCACGAACCCGGTTTTGGGTATTAAACAGTTATATTGTTGCCATGCTTGTTACCTGTTTTCTTTCTATTCTGAAAGCGAAAAGTTTTTTAGCAATTAATACTTCTGATCCTGGCGAAGTTTTTTACAATCACATTGTTACTGGATTTATGATTGCTCTGGGGGTTTATTTCGCGGGAATTCTAATGTCTCGGAAAAACATAAGCAGAACATTGCGATTTGTTTATATATTTATGGTGGTATTAGGAAGTTATCAAACGTTTTTTGTTAATACTGGAAGGTCAGGTTACGTTGCCTATGGAATATTGATGTTGTTATTGATCATTCAAAAATATCCTCCCCGGAAAGCATTAATAGGGATTACCACGTTTCTGGCTGCACTTGGATTGACTTATATTCTGAGCCCTGTGATGCAAATGAATACGCAAATGATGATAAACGATATTAAACTGTTACAACAAAATCAAGCCGATACTTCATTGGGATTCAGACTACAGTTTCACCAGTATGCTCAATCTTTATTTGAAAAAAATCCTGTTACAGGCCTGGGGACAGGAAGCTTCCAGTATAGTTTTTCTAAAGATCAACCGGTTCCTACCTGGGGAACTAAGCTGAATGATCCTCATAGCCAATATTGGCTACTCCTTGCAGAGCAAGGAGTAATCGGGATAATACTTTTTATTGCTTTTTTAGGAGCCTTGTTTATCACCGCGTTCCAACTTAATGAAATGAAACCATTTCTCCTGGGGATGCTGGTTTCATTTAGCATTATATCATTCTCAGACACTGTATTTTGCTATTCCACAATAGGTTATTTATTAACTCTTTTCAGTGCTTTGTGTATCGGGGAATTACTTGAAAAAAATGGAAGACCTGTAGCGCATAAAAAACTGATAAATAATAACTATGAAATGAACGCGAATTCTTAACCATCCTAATTGATTTTAAGCACCAGGATGAACACCTCCTGAGCAAATCATGAATGAATTTCAGTCGGTGTTTATTCTCCACAGTGTTCTAGATATCTTCTAACTGCACTGGCCAAAAATGATAAAAGTGATTGACTGGGCCATTACCCAGACCAACACTTTCATCTTTTGCAGCATGTATCGCTTGATGTAAATAATTTTTTGCAATGCGACAGGAGGTATGTAAATCCATTTTCTGTGCCAAACAAGCAGTTATTGCTGCGGAAAGGGTACATCCAGTACCATGCGTATTCCTTGAGTGAACTCTGGGGCCTGTAAACCAGTGGGTATCCCCATCTGTCCCGATTAACAAATCATTTGCCTCATGAGATACCATATGTCCGCCTTTAAGCAAAACATATTTGGAACCAAACTCCAGTAATTTTTTTCCCACCTCCAGCATTTCTGCTTCATTTGTTGCATTCATCCCGCAAAATGTAGCGGCCTCTGGAAGATTGGGTGTGATTAGGGTAGCAAGCGGCATCAATTGGGTTACCAATGAGTTTATTGCTTCGGGTAGTAATAGAGGATCCCCACTTTTTGCAACAGTTACGGGATCGATAATAATTGGAATATCGCGAGCATTTTTTTCGAGGAATGAGGCGATTGTTTCAATGATTTCGCTATTAAAAAGCATACCGATTTTTATACTGTCGGGCTTTATATCTTCAAAAATGGCATTGAGTTGATCCTCTATGGCTTGCAGTGGAATAGTGTAGCAGTGTTTCACACCGCAGGTGTTTTGTATTGGCAAAGCGGTAAGAACAGTCATTCCGTAAGCTCCCAAAGCTGAAAAAGTCTTTAGATCAGCTTGAATTCCTGCACCACCGGAGCCATCAAATCCTGCTATAGATAAAGCTTTATATTGCATCTATGATACTCTCTCAATTATTTGCGACATGGAAGTCCAGTCTGGATTGTATAAATTATCTACAAATACCTGTTTGAAGGAAGCGGGTCCTTTGGCTTGCTCATGGGCTAATTGCCCGCATAAACCAAAATACGCTGTTGCCTCAAGCGCTGCTTGAAAATGATGGCTATGACAGGCAATAAATGCGCTAATTACCGCAGTCATTGTACAACCCATTCCGGTAATTAAAGGCATATAACTCGAGCCGAACGGCAGTAATTTTTGCTCCACTCCATTGGTTATAAAATCTTCAGGTCCACTGATTACAACTGTTTTTTGCGACTGCGCCACCAAGGCTGCACTTTTGATTGCGGTCATTACCGGGTCTGTGCTTTCTACTCCCTTTGTACCCCCATTTGCTCCTGATAAGGAAATAATTTCACTGGCATTGCCTCTGATGGCTTGAGCATAAGGGAGTAATTTCATTGCTGCAGCAGTACGGAGTTTACTTGCACCTGCACCAACAGGATCAAGAATTAGGGGCTTACCTATAGAATGTGCAAATTGAGCAGCGAGTTGGGCTTTATCCATAAAGACATCATTTAAAGTACCAATATTGATATAGACCGCCTGACTCAGTTGGGTTAATTCTTCGATTTCATCTCGAGATTCCGACATGAGAGGGGCAGCACCCAGGGCCAAGAGGCTATTTGCCATAAAATCCATGGTGACATAATTAGTAAGGCAAAGTATCAGGGGTTTTTGTTTCTTTAACAGAGAGATAGTGGATTGTATTTGCTCGAGCATGGATGTTCCTGAAATGTTATACTTCGCGAAATAGAGATAAAGTCGCGAAGTATATTCAGAAAGTTACCAGGCTGCAATTTTCTCTTCGGGGCGTAAGGAACATTCCTCAGATACAGAACCATCATTACATACAACGAGCCCAGTCATATTGTAGGTATCAACAACGCCACCTTTCCATAAACAACAGCCTCGAAACAATTGTAAATCCATGACCGCGTGCGGTGTGCAATAGCAAGTGGAGTAAAAACCATTTTTACATACAAGTCGTCCTGCTGATGAGTCACAATAACTAACTCCGCCCATGTTACTGCAGCAACCAGATATATATTGGGATTGGGCAAACGCGGGTGAGATCAGAATACTTAAGATACTTGCGTAAAAAAAAGTTTTAAGTGATTGCATCTTGATTTCTCGAGTTATTTTTCTTTTTTATCTGATTAGAATAGCATAGGGGCTATTTCAATTTCTACTGTATTAGGCAACTTGCCTTATTTTTCCGTAGCTCTTAGGGCTTTCCAAAACAAGATATTGGCTAATAATAATTAACTGGAGGACTTGGGGGGACTTGCAGCATCTGCAGGAAATCAGGATAAAGTCCCAATAAATAACTGACGCCTAAACCAGCTAGCAGACCAAACAAATGAGATTCCCAGGATATCCCTTTTTCTTTGGGAAAAATTCCAAAAAAAATACCGGCAAAATAGTAGATACTGATAACTCCCAAAATTATGGTGGTTAATGTTGCGGTTTGATAAATATTACTCACTAAAAAGCCCCAATAACCGGTGATCAGACCACTAGCGCCAATGTGTAAACCAGGTTTGGCAAAGAGCCACACAGCAATAC
It includes:
- a CDS encoding glycosyltransferase family 2 protein, yielding MTLSVIIITKNEEKNIRRCLESVQFADEVIVLDSGSTDNTVSIAKEYTEHVFITDWPGYGAQKQRALSKAHGDWVLNLDADESVSEQLQREIIDAMASDSADAFRVAIQMYFYNKPLRYSSSPTRHIRLFKRANAYFSDDIVHEKIVLPEGIRIGKIKNSIMHHSFKDVSHVLYKMNKYSSYSAKTYILKKRKPSFIKTMASTSWMFFRCYILQRGFLDGRIGFLFAVFNAQGTFYRGIKQLYQDSNMDQLPSLTKSTEELI
- the icd gene encoding NADP-dependent isocitrate dehydrogenase, whose amino-acid sequence is MTYDKIKVPSQGEAITVAEDLSLRVPNNPIIPFIEGDGIGVDVTPPMIQVVDAAIAKAYGDKKKIAWMEVYAGEKATKVYGSDQWLPKETLDALKKYVVSIKGPLTTPVGGGIRSLNVAIRQDLDLYTCLRPIRYFEGVPSPLKEPEKTDMVIFRENSEDIYAGIEWQADTPEVKKVIEFLMKDMGVKKIRFPEHCGIGIKPVSKEGTTRLVRAAIQYAIDNDRHTITLVHKGNIMKFTEGAFKDWGYQVARDVFGAKEYEGGPWMEFKNPKTGKQIIINDVIADAFLQQILLRPEDYSVIATLNLNGDYISDALAAQVGGIGIAPGANISDKVAVFEATHGTAPKYAGKNKVNPGSIILSAEMMLRHMGWNEAADLVIKGMQGAIAAKTVTYDFERGMSGATLVSSSGFGDEIIKHM
- a CDS encoding pseudouridine synthase, giving the protein MPEIILFNKPYGVVSQFSGDEPEHTLASFINKPDFYAAGRLDKNSEGLLLLSNNGSLQHRLTHPKFNKRKYYWVQVEGIPSEADLEPLEKGLVLKDYAFLPAEVRFIDEPKIWPRTPPIRFRKNIPTCWLEIVLKEGKNHQVRKMTAAIGYPTLRLIRHRISDWKLGNLQPGEYRIIHHPFNPR
- the clpS gene encoding ATP-dependent Clp protease adapter ClpS — translated: MSGQNLEEIVRRKVAEPEQSTENKLPRKYKVVLLNDDYTPMDFVVDVLKHFFHLNEELAIQVMLQVHIQGKGVCGVFTRDIAETKVALVNEYARMNQHPLLSSMEPE
- a CDS encoding rhomboid family intramembrane serine protease; amino-acid sequence: MLEELSNSVDFIINQTNNNIPTLEIILLIPWLFFFVSLVFKGILLLGIIPRHVRGLPGILFAPLLHANFNHIFFNSIPLVVLSNFILINGLTYYIVVTVLITVLSGIAVWLFAKPGLHIGASGLITGYWGFLVSNIYQTATLTTIILGVISIYYFAGIFFGIFPKEKGISWESHLFGLLAGLGVSYLLGLYPDFLQMLQVPPSPPVNYY
- the thiD gene encoding bifunctional hydroxymethylpyrimidine kinase/phosphomethylpyrimidine kinase produces the protein MQYKALSIAGFDGSGGAGIQADLKTFSALGAYGMTVLTALPIQNTCGVKHCYTIPLQAIEDQLNAIFEDIKPDSIKIGMLFNSEIIETIASFLEKNARDIPIIIDPVTVAKSGDPLLLPEAINSLVTQLMPLATLITPNLPEAATFCGMNATNEAEMLEVGKKLLEFGSKYVLLKGGHMVSHEANDLLIGTDGDTHWFTGPRVHSRNTHGTGCTLSAAITACLAQKMDLHTSCRIAKNYLHQAIHAAKDESVGLGNGPVNHFYHFWPVQLEDI
- the mreD gene encoding rod shape-determining protein MreD, which codes for MRNLRIRLCLGFTVTLLLSILPMPELVSAFRPPWVLLLVLYIEYFLPVNFRLTTLLFVGLLLDVLLATVIGEHSFALLLVTWIASSKSRRFQFFSMMQQIFLIGFFCLLYQLIISLITALLGFNYSLFTPVASALVGMFVWPWIRLLGEDTLLKRLVYR
- a CDS encoding O-antigen ligase family protein, producing MKRIFFKEEINLLVPVFLVLLIFFIPISSTIKSILMVLTILSLLTAPFYREYLPVAFNTFWARAALILFLDIFVSCFWSQAPFSMQYSVIDKYSKLILLPILAVGFIKPRTRFWVLNSYIVAMLVTCFLSILKAKSFLAINTSDPGEVFYNHIVTGFMIALGVYFAGILMSRKNISRTLRFVYIFMVVLGSYQTFFVNTGRSGYVAYGILMLLLIIQKYPPRKALIGITTFLAALGLTYILSPVMQMNTQMMINDIKLLQQNQADTSLGFRLQFHQYAQSLFEKNPVTGLGTGSFQYSFSKDQPVPTWGTKLNDPHSQYWLLLAEQGVIGIILFIAFLGALFITAFQLNEMKPFLLGMLVSFSIISFSDTVFCYSTIGYLLTLFSALCIGELLEKNGRPVAHKKLINNNYEMNANS
- the clpA gene encoding ATP-dependent Clp protease ATP-binding subunit ClpA, with product MLNKELEFTLNLAFKEAKEKRHEFMTVEHLLLSLLDNPAAGSVLQACDANIEALRRDLIEFIDETTPRIPEDELDRETQPTLGFQRVLQRAVFHVQSAGKTEVTGANVLAAIFSEQESQAVYFLRRENITRLDVINYISHGVSKYQNNDMHENMNSMEDEMSSSEGNESPLESYCTNLNRRAKQGKIDPLIGRHEEIQRTIQVLCRRRKNNPLLVGEAGVGKTAIAEGLARRIVDGEIPDAIRDCIVYSLDLGALLAGTKYRGDFEKRLKAVLKQLGQQEGAVLFIDEIHTIIGAGAASGGVMDASNLIKPLLANGELKCIGSTTYQEYRGIFEKDRALARRFQKIDIPEPTVDETFEILKGLKGRLEEHHGVKFTIPALKAAAELSAKYINDRFLPDKAIDVVDEAGAYQNLLTASKRKKIISVTEIESVVAKIARIPIKKVSARDKDTLRNLERDLKLLVYGQDQAITALASAIKLGRSGLRDPQKPVGCFLFAGPTGVGKTEVTRQLANVLGIELLRFDMSEYMEKHTVSRLIGAPPGYVGYDQGGLLTEAVTKNPHAVLLLDEIEKAHPDVFNLLLQIMDHGTLTDTNGRQADFRHIILVMTSNAGAGELVRNSIGFSQQDNSNDGLEVIKKQFSPEFRNRLDAIINFAPLDSVTIGLVVDKFIMELDEQLSHKGVTFNVDKMAREWLIEHGYDKVMGARPMARLIQENVKKPLADELLFGKLVHGGHVTLKVKDGKLHFDSHDHREGVF
- the thiM gene encoding hydroxyethylthiazole kinase, whose protein sequence is MLEQIQSTISLLKKQKPLILCLTNYVTMDFMANSLLALGAAPLMSESRDEIEELTQLSQAVYINIGTLNDVFMDKAQLAAQFAHSIGKPLILDPVGAGASKLRTAAAMKLLPYAQAIRGNASEIISLSGANGGTKGVESTDPVMTAIKSAALVAQSQKTVVISGPEDFITNGVEQKLLPFGSSYMPLITGMGCTMTAVISAFIACHSHHFQAALEATAYFGLCGQLAHEQAKGPASFKQVFVDNLYNPDWTSMSQIIERVS